One genomic window of Arachis stenosperma cultivar V10309 chromosome 10, arast.V10309.gnm1.PFL2, whole genome shotgun sequence includes the following:
- the LOC130954856 gene encoding LOW QUALITY PROTEIN: uncharacterized protein LOC130954856 (The sequence of the model RefSeq protein was modified relative to this genomic sequence to represent the inferred CDS: inserted 2 bases in 2 codons), with protein MASLDQEIAKTQEERKKTEQQLASLTSLTFDTDLYGGSDKGSYLTSIPANEDEENVDAMDNEVARKVASYTAPKSLLKEMPGGDDSDAGLGFRKPQKIIDREGEYHQRRLKQVISPERHDPFSAGEKTPDPSVRTYADVMREQALKREKEETLKAIAKKKKEEEEAAKAAPPQAAPAQQQQQQQQQQKRRNRWDQSQDEGGAAKKSKTSDWDMPDTTPGRWDATPTPGRVTDATPGRRNRWDETPTPGRLVDSDATPAGGVTPGATPAGMTWDATPKLSGMATPTPKRQGSRWDETPATMGSATPLPGATPAAAYTPGVTPAGGFGLATPTPGQLRGSVTPEQYNLLRWERDIEERNRPLTDEELDAMFPQEGYKILEPPASYVPIRTPARKLLATPTPMGTPLYQIPEENRGQQFDVPKEAPGGLPFMKPEDYQYFGALLNEENEEELSPDEQKERKIMKLLLKVKNGTPPQRKTALRQLTDKAREFGAGPLFNRILPLLMQPTLEDQERHLLVKVIDRVLYKLDELVRPYVHKILVVIEPLLIDEDYYARVEGREIISNLSKAAGLATMIAAMRPDIDNIDEYVRNTTARAFSVVASALGIPALLPFLKAVCQSKKSWQARHTGIKIVQQIAILIGCAVLPHLRSLVEIIEHGLNDENQKVRTITALSLAALAEAAAPYGIESFDSVLKPLWKGIRQHRGKVLAAFLKAIGFIIPLMEALYASYYTKEVMLILIREFQSPDEEMKKIVLKVVKQCVSTEGVEADYIRNDILPEFFRNFWVRRMALDRRNYKQLVETTVEIAXKVGVADIVGRIVEDLXDESEPYRRMVMETIEKVVTNLGSSDIDARLEELLIDGILYAFQEQTSDDANVMLNGFGAVVNSLGQRVKPYLPQICGTIKWRLNNKSAKVRQQAADLISRIAVVMKQCHEEQLMGHLGVVLYEYLGEEYPEVLGSILGALKSIVNVIGMTKMTPPIKDLLPRLTPILKNRHEKVQENCIDLVGRIADRGAEFVPAREWMRICFELLEMLKAHKKGIRRATVNTFGYIAKAIGPQDVLATLLNNLKVQERQNRVCTTVAIAIVAETCSPFTVLPALMNEYRVPELNVQNGVLKSLSFLFEYIGEMGKDYIYAVTPLLEDALMDRDLVHRQTAASAVKHMALGVAGLGCEDALVHLLNYVWPNIFETSPHVINAVMEAIEGMRVALGAAVILNYCLQGLFHPARKVREVYWKIYNSLYIGAQDALVAAYPILEDEQNNVYSRPELMMFV; from the exons ATGGCGTCTTTGGATCAGGAGATTGCAAAGACGCAGGAAGAGCGCAAGAAGACGGAGCAGCAACTCGCATCCCTCACTTCTCTCACCTTCGACACTGACCTCTATGGCGGTTCCGACAAGGGCTCCTACCTCACCTCAATCCCTGCCAACGAAGATGAAGAGAATGTCGATGCCATGGATAACGAGGTTGCCCGCAAGGTTGCCTCCTATACTGCCCCCAAATCTCTGCTCAAGGAGATGCCCGGTGGTGATGACAGCGACGCCGGATTGGGGTTCAGGAAGCCGCAGAAGATTATCGACAGGGAGGGTGAGTACCACCAAAGGAGGCTCAAGCAGGTCATCTCGCCGGAGCGCCACGATCCCTTCTCTGCTGGCGAGAAGACACCGGACCCCTCCGTCAGGACCTACGCTGATGTCATGAGGGAGCAGGCGCTGAAGAGGGAGAAGGAGGAGACCTTGAAGGCCATTGctaagaagaagaaggaagaggaggaggctGCTAAGGCAGCGCCACCACAGGCTGCACCGgcgcagcagcagcagcagcaacagcAACAGCAGAAGCGGAGAAACAGGTGGGACCAGTCACAAGATGAGGGTGGTGCTGCAAAGAAGTCGAAAACCTCGGATTGGGATATGCCGGACACAACTCCGGGGAGGTGGGATGCCACCCCTACCCCGGGGAGGGTGACTGACGCGACTCCAGGAAGGAGGAACAGATGGGATGAGACTCCTACGCCTGGGAGGTTGGTGGACTCAGATGCAACACCTGCTGGTGGTGTTACCCCTGGTGCTACGCCTGCTGGGATGACTTGGGATGCTACCCCTAAGCTCTCTGGCATGGCTACCCCAACCCCGAAGAGGCAGGGTTCTAGGTGGGATGAAACTCCTGCTACTATGGGCAGCGCAACCCCTTTGCCCGGTGCTACTCCTGCGGCTGCTTATACCCCTGGTGTGACCCCTGCTGGTGGGTTTGGACTGGCCACTCCAACCCCCGGGCAATTGCGTGGCTCTGTGACCCCGGAGCAGTATAATTTGTTGAGGTGGGAGAGGGATATTGAGGAGAGGAATAGGCCTTTGACTGATGAGGAGCTTGATGCCATGTTTCCTCAAGAAggatataagattttggagCCACCTGCTTCATATGTGCCTATTAGGACCCCTGCGAGGAAGCTTCTTGCGACGCCTACTCCGATGGGGACTCCTCTTTATCAGATCCCTGAGGAGAACCGTGGTCAGCAGTTTGATGTTCCTAAGGAAGCACCTGGTGGGTTGCCATTCATGAAACCCGAGGATTACCAGTATTTTGGTGCTTTGTTGaatgaagaaaatgaagaggaGTTGTCACCTGATGAGCAGAAAGAGAGGAAGATCATGAAACTTCTGCTCAAGGTGAAGAATGGAACGCCCCCTCAAAGGAAAACAGCTCTAAGACAGCTCACTGATAAGGCTCGTGAGTTTGGTGCTGGGCCGTTGTTTAACAGGATTTTGCCCCTGCTCATGCAACCTACACTGGAGGACCAAGAGAGGCACTTGTTGGTTAAGGTAATTGATAGGGTTTTGTATAAATTGGATGAATTGGTTCGCCCTTATGTGCATAAGATTCTTGTTGTGATTGAacctttgttgattgatgaaGACTACTATGCCCGTGTGGAGGGGAGAGAAATCATCTCTAACCTTAGTAAGGCTGCTGGTTTGGCCACTATGATTGCAGCCATGCGACCTGATATTGATAACATCGATGAATATGTTAGGAACACTACTGCTAGGGCTTTTAGTGTTGTTGCTTCAGCTCTTGGTATTCCTGCGCTCTTGCCCTTTTTGAAGGCTGTCTGTCAAAGTAAGAAATCATGGCAGGCTCGGCACACGGGGATTAAGATTGTTCAACAGATTGCTATTTTAATTGGTTGTGCAGTTTTGCCACATTTGAGATCCCTTGTGGAAATTATTGAGCATGGTCTGAATGATGAGAATCAGAAAGTGAGAACCATCACTGCTTTGTCTCTTGCTGCTCTTGCAGAGGCTGCAGCTCCTTATGGTATTGAAAGTTTTGACTCTGTGTTGAAGCCACTATGGAAGGGTATCAGGCAACACCGTGGTAAGGTGTTGGCTGCATTTTTGAAGGCCATTGGTTTTATCATTCCATTGATGGAAGCTCTATATGCCAGTTACTATACTAAGGAAGTGATGCTTATTCTGATTCGTGAATTCCAGTCACCTGATGAGGAAATGAAGAAAATTGTTCTGAAAGTGGTGAAGCAATGTGTGAGCACCGAGGGTGTGGAGGCGGATTATATTAGAAATGATATCCTCCCTGAGTTTTTCAGGAATTTCTGGGTTAGGAGGATGGCTCTGGATAGAAGAAATTATAAGCAACTTGTCGAGACTACTGTAGAGATTG ATAAAGTTGGTGTTGCTGATATTGTTGGAAGGATAGTTGAGGATC AAGATGAGAGTGAACCTTACAGGCGAATGGTTATGGAGACTATTGAGAAGGTGGTCACGAACTTGGGATCATCTGATATAGATGCAAGGTTAGAAGAGCTTCTCATTGATGGTATTCTATATGCATTCCAAGAGCAGACCAGTGATGATGCTAATGTGATGCTTAATGGGTTTGGTGCTGTTGTGAACTCCCTTGGGCAGAGAGTGAAACCTTATCTTCCTCAGATTTGTGGTACCATCAAATGGCGTTTAAACAACAAGAGTGCAAAGGTGAGACAGCAAGCAGCAGACCTTATTTCAAGGATTGCTGTTGTTATGAAGCAGTGCCATGAGGAACAACTGATGGGCCATCTTGGTGTTGTGTTGTATGAATATTTGGGAGAGGAATATCCCGAAGTTCTTGGGTCAATTTTGGGAGCTCTCAAGTCAATTGTCAATGTTATTGGTATGACGAAGATGACTCCACCTATCAAAGATTTGCTTCCCAGGTTGACACCAATTTTGAAGAATAGGCATGAGAAAGTGCAGGAAAATTGTATTGATCTTGTGGGGAGAATTGCTGACCGTGGTGCAGAGTTTGTGCCAGCTAGAGAATGGATGAGGATCTGTTTTGAGCTTCTTGAGATGCTGAAGGCACACAAGAAGGGAATTCGAAGGGCGACTGTGAACACTTTTGGTTATATTGCAAAAGCCATTGGTCCACAGGATGTCTTGGCAACTCTTCTGAATAACCTCAAGGTGCAGGAGAGGCAGAACCGTGTCTGCACTACTGTAGCAATTGCAATAGTTGCAGAGACGTGCTCGCCTTTCACTGTGTTACCTGCTTTGATGAATGAGTACCGTGTGCCAGAGCTCAATGTGCAAAATGGTGTTCTCAAGTCACTCTCTTTCCTCTTTGAATACATTGGTGAAATGGGAAAGGACTACATCTATGCTGTGACTCCATTGCTTGAGGATGCTCTCATGGACAGAGATTTGGTTCATAGGCAGACGGCGGCTTCTGCTGTGAAGCACATGGCGCTGGGAGTAGCTGGATTGGGTTGTGAGGATGCTCTAGTCCATTTGCTGAACTATGTCTGGCCAAACATTTTCGAAACCTCTCCACACGTGATCAACGCTGTGATGGAAGCCATCGAAGGGATGAGGGTAGCCTTGGGTGCTGCCGTTATTCTCAACTACTGCCTCCAAGGGCTGTTCCACCCAGCAAGAAAGGTTAGGGAAGTGTATTGGAAGATCTATAATTCACTGTACATCGGAGCTCAGGATGCTCTTGTAGCTGCATACCCCATCTTGGAGGATGAGCAGAACAATGTGTACAGCAGACCAGAGTTGATGATGTTCGTGTAG
- the LOC130954861 gene encoding LOW QUALITY PROTEIN: tRNA (cytosine(38)-C(5))-methyltransferase 2-like (The sequence of the model RefSeq protein was modified relative to this genomic sequence to represent the inferred CDS: inserted 2 bases in 1 codon), with protein MADAAESHGGGNEPQRVLEFYSGIGGMRYSLMRAGVKAQVVEAFEINXNFGHRPFQGSIQCLTAADLDGYGADAWLLSPPCQPYTRQGLQKDTGDARAFSFLQILELMPFLLKPPSMLFVENVVGFETSDTHAKLIEILDRTNFVTQEFILSPLQFGIPYSRPRYFCLAKRKPYSFVNEIWNRQLIQSPRPLYEHFDTAFIEDDLLQEDRNKLLQSCQPIESFLELKNPSNNIEAESATLGKGDDNVCDSLQQYYVPLSLVERWGSAMDVVYPDSKHCCCFTKSYYRYVKGTGSLLATVQPKKRDKASLKEQCLRYFTPREVANIHSFPEDFKFPDHISLKQRYALLGNSLSIAVVAPLLQYLFANP; from the exons ATGGCGGATGCAGCAGAGTCCCATGGCGGCGGAAACGAACCCCAGCGAGTGCTGGAGTTCTACAGTGGAATCGGCGGCATG AGGTACTCTCTGATGCGAGCAGGGGTGAAAGCTCAAGTGGTTGAAGCATTTGAAATCAA TAATTTCGGTCATCGTCCTTTTCAG GGAAGTATTCAATGCTTGACTGCGGCTGATCTCGACGGCTATGGCGCAGATGCATGGCTTCTTTCTCCTCCCTGCCAACCTTACACGCGGCAAG GTCTCCAGAAGGACACTGGTGATGCTCGggcattttcttttcttcagaTTCTTGAGCTTATGCCATTCTTATTGAAGCCTCCAAGCATGTTATTCGTAGAAAATGTTGTTGGCTTCGAG ACATCTGACACACATGCAAAACTGATTGAAATATTGGACAGAACAAATTTTGTTACACAGGAGTTCATTTTGAGCCCACTACAGTTTGGAATCCCATATTCTAGGCCTCGATATTTTTGTCTG GCTAAGAGAAAGCCCTACTCTTTTGTTAATGAAATTTGGAACAGACAACTGATTCAATCTCCAAGACCATTATATGAGCATTTTGATACAGCGTTTATTGAAGATGATTTATTACAAGAGGACAGGAATAAGTTGTTGCAGTCATGTCAGCCTATTGAAAGTTTTCTTGAGTTAAAGAATCCTAGCAATAATATTGAGGCTGAATCTGCAACTTTGGGCAAAGGTGACGATAATGTCTGTGACTCTTTACAGCAGTATTATGTTCCCCTGAGTTTGGTTGAGCGGTGGGGAAGTGCTATGG ATGTTGTCTATCCTGATTCAAAGCACTGCTGCTGTTTTACAAAAAGTTATTACAGATATGTGAAGGGAACTGGATCCCTTTTGGCGACTGTTCAG CCAAAGAAGAGGGACAAAGCATCATTGAAGGAGCAGTGCCTTAGATATTTTACCCCTAGAGAG GTTGCAAACATTCATTCGTTTCCTGAAGATTTCAAGTTTCCAGATCACATTAGTCTCAAACAACG GTATGCTTTGCTAGGAAACAGTTTAAGCATAGCAGTTGTTGCTCCCTTACTTCAGTATCTTTTCGCCAATCCGTAG